One part of the Paraglaciecola sp. L3A3 genome encodes these proteins:
- the gpmI gene encoding 2,3-bisphosphoglycerate-independent phosphoglycerate mutase, with amino-acid sequence MKKTPVLLIILDGFAVNPSRAHNAWALAKTPHLDHYFSTWPHTVLQASGEAVGLPDGQFGNSEVGHLTLGAGRVLMQELPRISQAITNDKLATNKNWQTLVGRSPRLHLVGLISDGGVHAHIDHLCGLLALVVKAGVEPVIHMISDGRDTPPRSALQYLQQIEDQLQQLGCGKVATISGRYFAMDRTNKWQRTQQAWAAIVKGQGLHAETASYAIESAYERGENDEFIQATIIGDYEGIAADETVLMFNFRSDRIRQLAAAIGLEAFSEFDRANVSARDLTCMTEYDSQFPFPVLFKPQLPEQVLAQVISDAGLHQFHCAETEKYAHVTYFFNGGIEAPFAGESREIIASPKVATYDLKPEMSAPEVADSVINAIERESFQFVLVNFANTDMVGHTAVREAVISAVETVDLQSSRIIQSALQRGWRIMLTADHGNCDEMVDPQTGQPHTQHTSYPVPCLLIGEKNIRLGIGRSLADVAPTILELLDLPQPAVMTGRSLVLR; translated from the coding sequence ATGAAAAAAACACCCGTGCTACTGATCATATTAGACGGATTTGCTGTTAATCCGAGTCGAGCTCATAACGCTTGGGCACTGGCAAAAACGCCTCATCTTGATCATTACTTTTCTACTTGGCCACATACAGTATTGCAAGCATCGGGTGAAGCTGTTGGCTTACCCGATGGTCAGTTTGGTAATTCCGAAGTCGGTCATTTAACCTTGGGGGCGGGCAGAGTATTAATGCAAGAGCTTCCTCGTATTTCACAAGCCATAACTAATGATAAGCTGGCAACCAATAAAAATTGGCAAACACTCGTTGGCCGCTCACCACGCTTGCACTTAGTGGGTCTTATTTCAGATGGCGGTGTTCACGCTCATATTGACCATTTGTGTGGACTGCTAGCCCTGGTAGTCAAGGCGGGTGTGGAGCCTGTCATACACATGATAAGTGACGGACGCGATACCCCGCCGCGTTCTGCACTACAATACTTACAGCAAATAGAAGACCAACTTCAACAACTAGGTTGCGGTAAAGTTGCTACGATAAGCGGTCGCTATTTTGCCATGGATCGCACCAATAAATGGCAACGAACCCAGCAAGCCTGGGCAGCTATTGTTAAGGGGCAGGGGCTACATGCTGAGACCGCGAGTTACGCCATAGAATCGGCCTATGAGCGGGGTGAAAATGATGAGTTTATTCAAGCCACCATAATAGGTGACTACGAGGGCATTGCCGCTGATGAAACGGTGTTGATGTTTAATTTTCGTAGTGACCGTATCCGTCAGTTAGCTGCCGCTATTGGTTTAGAAGCTTTTTCGGAGTTTGATCGTGCCAATGTCAGTGCTCGTGATTTAACTTGCATGACAGAATACGACTCACAGTTTCCGTTTCCGGTCTTATTTAAACCACAGTTACCCGAACAAGTACTGGCCCAAGTTATCAGTGACGCTGGGCTACACCAGTTTCATTGCGCCGAAACCGAGAAATATGCCCACGTCACTTACTTTTTTAATGGCGGTATTGAAGCCCCCTTTGCAGGTGAAAGCCGTGAAATCATTGCCTCTCCTAAGGTTGCTACTTATGATTTAAAACCTGAAATGAGTGCGCCAGAGGTGGCTGACAGTGTTATTAACGCCATTGAAAGAGAGTCTTTTCAATTTGTTTTAGTGAACTTTGCCAACACTGATATGGTAGGCCACACTGCTGTACGTGAAGCGGTTATCAGTGCTGTCGAAACGGTCGATCTGCAAAGTTCTAGAATCATACAAAGTGCCCTACAAAGAGGCTGGCGAATCATGCTCACTGCCGACCATGGTAATTGCGATGAAATGGTTGATCCTCAAACAGGTCAGCCTCACACCCAACATACCAGTTACCCCGTACCTTGTTTGTTAATTGGCGAAAAAAATATACGTTTGGGCATTGGTCGTAGTCTTGCTGATGTAGCGCCAACAATTCTTGAATTACTCGACTTACCCCAACCAGCAGTTATGACTGGCCGCAGCTTGGTATTGCGCTAA
- the ppsA gene encoding phosphoenolpyruvate synthase, whose translation MSNTYIRWFEEVGMDDVSEVGGKNASLGEMYQQLTAQGVRVPNGFAVTAEAYRTVLDANNAWPLLHEALDGLNPDNVKDLQTRGAKARAIVAACKLPQDLQNQIVGHYTQLKEQYGDDVSLAVRSSATAEDSPEASFAGQNDTYLNISSDQALLDAYRRCLVSNFTDRSIHYKFDNHFDYFKVDLCVVIMKMVRSDIGASGVMFSLDTETGFKDVVFINSALGLGENIVQGTIDPDSFYVHKPTFEKGFRTVLKRRLGKKEQKMIFTDTLNTDSIAVEYTGNIDTTEAEQQHFSITDEDVMVLADYAIKVENHYSKQQGQHKPMDMEWAKDGLDGHIYMVQARPETVESQKSGNVLKIYHLNSRSTVLAKGQAVGTRIGAGKVRVINDVKNLAEFQPGEVLVTETTTPDWEPVMKTASAIVTNHGGRTCHAAIVSRELGIPAIVGTDNGADILTNGTEITVSCAEGEIGNVYEGLLKFNIEETDLSHLPATKTKIMMNLANPDQAFGLASLPVDGIGLARMEFIINEYIKAHPMALVHPEKLDDQTRLSIANISMAFTDPVDFFVKTLSEGVATIAAAVYPKPCVVRMSDFKSNEYASLLGGKPFEPIESNPMIGFRGAARYSHPAYAEGFALECKAMKRVRDEMGFDNVILMIPFCRRISEGEKVLMTMAKNGLKRGDNGLQIYVMCEIPNNVILIDEFSKLFDGFSIGSNDLTQLTLGVDRDSEIVAFDFDERDEGVKQMIKLAVDGARRNQKHSGICGQGPSDYPEIAEFLVKIGIDSISLTADTVLKTIKHVVELEKQIKANQK comes from the coding sequence ATGTCAAACACTTACATTCGCTGGTTCGAAGAAGTCGGTATGGACGATGTATCTGAAGTGGGAGGCAAGAATGCTTCGCTAGGTGAAATGTATCAACAACTCACAGCCCAGGGAGTTCGAGTACCCAATGGTTTTGCTGTTACCGCCGAGGCCTATCGTACAGTACTAGATGCCAACAATGCATGGCCACTGCTGCATGAAGCGCTTGACGGGCTTAATCCTGATAATGTTAAGGATTTACAGACTCGCGGTGCCAAGGCAAGGGCAATTGTGGCGGCCTGTAAATTGCCCCAAGATCTGCAAAATCAGATTGTCGGCCACTACACTCAACTTAAAGAGCAGTATGGCGATGATGTATCGTTGGCGGTAAGATCATCAGCCACAGCAGAAGATTCTCCGGAAGCCTCGTTTGCAGGGCAAAATGATACTTATCTAAATATCAGTAGTGACCAAGCGTTGCTTGATGCTTATCGTCGCTGTTTGGTGTCTAATTTCACCGACCGCTCTATTCACTATAAATTTGATAATCACTTCGACTACTTTAAAGTGGATTTATGTGTGGTCATCATGAAAATGGTACGCAGCGATATTGGCGCCAGCGGCGTAATGTTTTCACTCGATACTGAGACCGGTTTTAAGGACGTAGTGTTTATCAACTCCGCCTTAGGTTTGGGCGAAAACATAGTGCAAGGCACCATAGACCCAGATAGTTTCTATGTGCATAAGCCCACTTTTGAAAAAGGATTTAGGACAGTACTGAAACGACGCTTGGGCAAAAAAGAACAAAAGATGATTTTTACCGACACCCTGAATACCGACAGCATTGCCGTTGAATACACCGGCAACATAGACACCACAGAAGCCGAACAGCAGCACTTTTCTATTACAGATGAAGATGTAATGGTTCTCGCTGATTACGCGATTAAGGTTGAAAATCACTATTCTAAACAGCAAGGTCAACACAAACCCATGGACATGGAGTGGGCTAAAGACGGGCTTGATGGCCATATTTACATGGTACAAGCCAGGCCTGAAACAGTTGAATCACAAAAATCAGGCAATGTGTTGAAGATTTATCACCTTAACAGTCGCTCAACTGTTTTGGCCAAAGGGCAGGCGGTGGGTACCCGTATTGGTGCGGGGAAAGTGCGAGTCATTAATGATGTTAAAAATTTAGCTGAATTCCAACCTGGTGAAGTATTAGTTACCGAGACAACAACCCCCGATTGGGAACCTGTAATGAAAACCGCGTCGGCTATAGTAACCAACCATGGAGGACGCACTTGTCATGCGGCGATTGTTTCTCGGGAACTGGGTATTCCAGCCATAGTCGGAACCGACAATGGAGCAGATATACTGACTAACGGTACAGAAATAACAGTGAGCTGTGCTGAGGGAGAAATTGGTAATGTGTATGAAGGCTTGCTTAAGTTCAATATTGAAGAAACAGATTTGAGTCACTTGCCAGCAACAAAAACCAAAATCATGATGAATTTGGCGAATCCCGATCAAGCCTTTGGCCTTGCGTCACTACCAGTAGATGGTATAGGTTTGGCCCGTATGGAATTCATTATCAATGAATACATCAAAGCCCATCCAATGGCCCTTGTGCATCCCGAAAAGTTAGATGACCAAACACGTTTATCGATAGCCAATATCAGTATGGCTTTCACAGATCCCGTTGATTTTTTTGTGAAAACTCTATCAGAAGGAGTGGCCACCATTGCCGCCGCTGTATACCCCAAACCCTGTGTTGTTCGTATGAGTGACTTTAAGAGTAATGAATACGCTTCTTTATTAGGTGGCAAACCATTTGAGCCGATTGAGTCTAACCCTATGATCGGCTTTCGTGGAGCTGCGCGCTATAGTCATCCAGCCTACGCAGAAGGTTTTGCATTAGAGTGTAAAGCAATGAAACGGGTGCGGGATGAAATGGGCTTTGATAACGTGATTCTGATGATCCCCTTTTGCCGTCGTATTAGCGAAGGTGAAAAGGTGTTAATGACGATGGCGAAAAACGGTCTTAAACGTGGTGATAACGGCTTACAAATATATGTAATGTGCGAAATACCTAATAACGTTATCTTGATAGACGAATTTTCCAAGTTATTTGATGGTTTTTCCATTGGCTCTAATGATTTGACCCAACTAACCTTAGGTGTAGATCGTGATTCTGAAATCGTCGCTTTTGATTTTGATGAGCGTGATGAAGGAGTCAAACAAATGATAAAACTCGCGGTCGATGGTGCACGGCGCAATCAAAAACATTCAGGAATTTGTGGGCAAGGCCCCTCAGATTACCCAGAAATTGCAGAGTTTTTGGTAAAGATTGGCATTGATTCAATTAGCCTGACCGCGGATACTGTTTTGAAAACGATTAAACATGTTGTCGAACTTGAAAAACAGATAAAAGCCAATCAAAAATGA
- a CDS encoding OmpA family protein yields MKKSIIATTIFLTLVTGCASNNVLNEQQMFAQYPVVQEADVLLKNSAAENLALYSPEQMKQAQQVFDEAIKQAKSGKPSANESGKEVVLRVKAAQKQAIEAKYVFEDVLKARERAKVSSANSIIPDAFNDAETKLAKMLSWLEVGEDEKAKRDINALKDQYLALELKALKSNMLSFAEQAITRAKKDDVNKVAPRTISQAIDEYQLALATLEADRTDTTKANVHSNRAIWLVKRANGIVDINTFFENAKFDEEQKILWYQEQLANVMSPLVSDIAFDQPNKEVIASLRGSLTKVLEEGQSLNANVVSTQAQLSQLKESSQAQLNQLKQSSLSRESKMARDSEEALLSARLELEKQQKEKREDDERFASVQSLFTEDEANVYRQINNVLIRAQGFSFKPGSSEIDSTNFVILNKIIAAIKRFPDAKIVVSGHTDTTGSADLNLELSAARAQTVTNFITQVGLIATDRVSFKGFGKEKPVASNETVEGRAQNRRVEILIVN; encoded by the coding sequence ATGAAAAAATCAATCATTGCTACCACCATATTCCTAACACTCGTTACAGGGTGTGCGTCAAACAACGTACTAAATGAGCAGCAAATGTTTGCTCAATATCCAGTAGTACAAGAAGCCGATGTTTTATTGAAGAACTCAGCTGCAGAAAATTTGGCTTTGTATTCTCCAGAACAAATGAAACAAGCACAACAAGTGTTTGATGAAGCTATAAAACAAGCAAAATCCGGCAAACCTAGCGCGAATGAATCAGGTAAAGAAGTAGTATTAAGAGTAAAGGCAGCACAGAAACAAGCTATCGAAGCTAAATATGTATTTGAAGATGTGTTGAAAGCAAGGGAAAGAGCTAAAGTTTCTAGCGCCAATAGTATAATCCCTGACGCTTTTAATGATGCTGAAACTAAGTTAGCGAAAATGTTGAGCTGGTTAGAAGTTGGTGAAGATGAGAAAGCCAAGCGTGATATCAACGCTCTTAAGGATCAATATTTAGCCCTTGAATTAAAGGCTTTAAAAAGCAACATGCTTAGTTTTGCAGAGCAAGCCATAACACGCGCTAAAAAAGATGATGTTAATAAAGTGGCACCAAGAACCATCTCACAAGCAATTGACGAATATCAATTAGCGTTAGCGACGCTTGAAGCAGACAGAACAGACACAACAAAAGCTAATGTACATTCTAATCGAGCAATATGGTTGGTTAAACGTGCAAATGGTATTGTTGATATCAACACTTTTTTTGAAAATGCTAAATTTGACGAAGAACAAAAAATACTTTGGTACCAAGAACAATTAGCTAATGTTATGTCTCCCTTGGTCAGTGATATTGCATTTGATCAACCGAATAAAGAAGTTATTGCTAGCCTGAGAGGGAGTTTGACTAAAGTACTAGAGGAAGGACAATCTCTTAACGCTAATGTTGTATCTACACAAGCACAGCTTAGCCAACTAAAAGAATCGTCACAGGCACAACTTAACCAATTAAAACAATCATCACTGTCTCGTGAATCAAAAATGGCTCGAGATAGTGAGGAAGCGCTATTATCGGCAAGACTCGAACTTGAAAAACAGCAAAAAGAAAAACGTGAAGATGATGAACGATTCGCCAGTGTGCAATCGTTATTTACTGAGGATGAAGCCAACGTCTATCGCCAGATTAATAATGTCTTAATAAGGGCTCAAGGGTTTTCATTCAAACCAGGTAGCAGTGAAATTGACTCAACTAACTTTGTTATTCTCAATAAAATCATTGCTGCAATTAAGCGTTTTCCTGATGCAAAAATAGTAGTGTCTGGCCATACTGATACTACTGGCAGTGCCGATTTAAACCTAGAATTATCAGCCGCTAGAGCTCAGACTGTGACCAACTTTATTACCCAAGTGGGGTTGATTGCTACAGACAGGGTAAGCTTTAAAGGCTTCGGCAAAGAAAAGCCAGTAGCATCTAATGAAACTGTCGAAGGCCGGGCACAAAATAGACGCGTTGAAATACTGATAGTGAATTAA
- the acnA gene encoding aconitate hydratase AcnA, with amino-acid sequence MTKSIQSLQQLKINGDLCNYYSFDGLADKYDLSRLPFAAKILLENLLRHADSDFVQQEDIETLAKWDVDNWQDTEIAFVPSRVILQDFTGVPAVVDLAAMRDAIVKMGGAAEKINPMNPVELVIDHSVMVDVFGQASAMEQNTAIEFQRNHERYQFLRWGQQSFDNFKVVPPGRGIVHQVNLEYLARVVFNKTDENNLLYPDTLVGTDSHTTMINGLGVLGWGVGGIEAEAAMLGQPVTMLLPEIVGFELTGKLPAGTTATDLVLTVTEQLRAAGVVGKFVEFFGTGLNELTLADRATIANMAPEYGATCGIFPIDHQTIDYLKLTGRDSEHIERIQVYLKAMDMWGTESQQNAVYHSRLSLQLETVVPSIAGPKRPQDRISLDQAGSAYRDWLSLQAGVKQGGSQQDLSNQEQNGFESEGGHSSPLIPTSHGDSGVPCEYNGKEFLLKHGSVVIAAITSCTNTSNPSVLIAAGLLARNARQRGLNVKPWVKTSLAPGSQVVTDYLQKSGLNEDLDALGFQLVGYGCTTCIGNSGPLANEISQAIHQGELSVTSVLSGNRNFEGRIHPEVQANYLASPPLVVAYALAGNMKIDITTEPLGNDAAGKPVYLHEIWPDTQEIKQVICNVINSSMFTSRYADVYSGNKEWQEMDVVQSQKYDWPDSTYVKLPPFFDKITANVPQISNIENARCLLKLGDSVTTDHISPAGSIALDSPAADYLKSEGVAAKDFNSYGSRRGNHEVMMRGTFANVRLRNLLAPGTEGCWTRMMPSGETVSVFDAAMQYQQQNIASIVLAGKEYGTGSSRDWAAKGPALLGVKAVIAQSYERIHRSNLVGMGILPLQFMPGESADSLNLTGEELFNIAAVSAKQKTVKVSVIAKDGSEHSFETKIRIDTPNEFSYYQNGGILHYVLRNLAAAN; translated from the coding sequence ATGACCAAATCAATACAGTCTTTGCAACAACTTAAAATAAATGGTGACCTCTGCAACTATTATAGTTTTGATGGCTTAGCAGATAAGTACGACCTTTCACGTTTACCTTTTGCTGCCAAAATTCTGTTGGAAAATTTATTACGTCATGCCGACTCTGATTTTGTTCAGCAAGAAGACATTGAAACCTTAGCTAAATGGGATGTTGATAACTGGCAAGACACCGAAATTGCGTTTGTGCCTTCCCGGGTCATTTTACAAGATTTTACAGGTGTACCGGCTGTAGTTGATTTGGCGGCTATGCGTGATGCCATTGTTAAAATGGGCGGCGCAGCAGAAAAAATCAACCCAATGAATCCGGTAGAATTAGTGATTGACCATTCTGTGATGGTAGACGTATTCGGTCAAGCCAGTGCCATGGAACAAAATACAGCCATAGAGTTTCAACGTAATCATGAACGTTATCAATTTTTACGCTGGGGGCAGCAAAGTTTCGATAACTTTAAAGTGGTGCCACCGGGTCGCGGCATAGTGCATCAAGTAAATCTCGAATACTTAGCCCGAGTGGTGTTTAACAAAACAGACGAAAACAACCTACTTTACCCAGATACCTTAGTGGGTACCGATTCACATACCACCATGATTAATGGCTTAGGCGTTTTGGGTTGGGGAGTTGGCGGTATAGAAGCTGAAGCAGCGATGCTAGGTCAACCGGTGACTATGTTATTACCAGAAATTGTCGGCTTTGAGTTAACTGGTAAGTTACCTGCCGGTACTACTGCCACTGACTTGGTTTTAACTGTCACTGAACAGTTGCGGGCCGCTGGTGTGGTAGGTAAATTTGTCGAGTTTTTCGGTACAGGGTTAAACGAATTAACTTTAGCTGACAGAGCAACTATCGCCAATATGGCTCCCGAGTATGGTGCGACCTGTGGAATTTTTCCTATTGATCATCAAACAATTGATTATCTAAAACTAACCGGACGAGACAGCGAACATATTGAGCGTATTCAAGTCTATTTAAAAGCGATGGATATGTGGGGAACTGAGTCGCAACAAAATGCGGTTTATCACAGTCGCTTATCATTACAACTTGAAACAGTTGTGCCTTCTATTGCTGGCCCTAAAAGACCACAAGATCGTATTTCACTGGACCAAGCCGGTAGCGCCTATCGGGACTGGTTAAGTTTACAGGCCGGTGTTAAACAAGGTGGTTCACAACAAGATCTTTCAAATCAAGAACAAAATGGTTTTGAAAGTGAGGGCGGGCATTCGTCGCCTTTGATACCTACTAGTCATGGTGATTCAGGTGTACCTTGTGAGTATAACGGGAAAGAATTTTTACTCAAACATGGTTCCGTTGTTATTGCCGCAATTACCAGTTGTACTAATACTTCAAACCCTTCTGTATTAATTGCAGCAGGATTGTTAGCGAGAAATGCTCGTCAGCGAGGTTTAAATGTTAAACCTTGGGTAAAAACCAGTTTGGCACCTGGCTCTCAAGTGGTCACTGATTATTTGCAAAAGTCTGGGCTAAATGAAGATTTGGATGCACTTGGTTTTCAATTAGTTGGATACGGTTGTACTACCTGCATTGGAAATTCAGGTCCTTTGGCTAACGAAATCAGCCAAGCAATTCATCAAGGTGAGTTGTCTGTTACTTCAGTTTTATCAGGTAATCGTAATTTCGAAGGACGTATTCACCCAGAAGTACAGGCTAATTATTTAGCTTCCCCTCCTTTAGTGGTTGCTTATGCATTAGCGGGTAATATGAAGATAGATATTACGACTGAGCCTTTAGGTAATGATGCTGCAGGTAAACCCGTTTATCTTCATGAGATCTGGCCCGATACACAAGAAATTAAACAAGTAATCTGCAACGTTATCAACAGCTCTATGTTCACGTCACGTTATGCTGATGTTTATAGTGGTAATAAAGAATGGCAGGAAATGGACGTTGTACAAAGTCAAAAGTATGATTGGCCTGATTCTACTTACGTAAAATTACCACCATTTTTCGACAAAATTACTGCAAACGTACCGCAAATAAGCAATATTGAAAATGCTCGATGTTTGTTAAAGCTAGGTGATAGTGTCACCACAGATCATATCTCGCCAGCTGGGTCCATTGCTCTTGATAGTCCAGCTGCGGACTATTTAAAAAGTGAAGGGGTAGCAGCCAAAGATTTTAATTCTTATGGCTCTCGGCGTGGTAATCACGAAGTCATGATGCGCGGTACCTTTGCCAATGTACGTTTACGTAATTTGTTAGCGCCTGGTACCGAAGGATGTTGGACTAGAATGATGCCATCGGGTGAAACCGTCAGTGTATTTGATGCCGCGATGCAGTATCAACAACAGAATATTGCCTCAATTGTATTAGCAGGCAAAGAATATGGTACTGGAAGCTCACGGGATTGGGCCGCTAAAGGGCCAGCATTATTGGGTGTTAAAGCAGTCATTGCGCAAAGTTATGAACGTATCCATCGTTCTAACTTAGTGGGTATGGGAATTTTGCCATTACAGTTTATGCCAGGTGAAAGTGCCGATTCGTTAAATTTGACCGGTGAAGAACTATTTAATATAGCTGCAGTGAGTGCCAAACAGAAAACGGTAAAAGTGTCGGTGATAGCAAAAGATGGTAGTGAACATTCATTTGAAACGAAAATCCGTATTGATACGCCGAATGAATTTAGTTATTACCAAAATGGCGGCATATTGCATTATGTATTGCGTAATTTAGCGGCTGCAAACTAA
- the tnpB gene encoding IS66 family insertion sequence element accessory protein TnpB (TnpB, as the term is used for proteins encoded by IS66 family insertion elements, is considered an accessory protein, since TnpC, encoded by a neighboring gene, is a DDE family transposase.) produces MKMFVEPDDIYLHLSPIDFRKSINGLLVMVENELKMNAFTGALFLFCNKKRDKLKCLYWDKTGFALWYKRLEKHKFKWPNDMELSHMHLSEQQLHWLLSGFDVMGHQPLQYRASGL; encoded by the coding sequence ATGAAAATGTTCGTTGAGCCAGATGACATATATTTACACTTATCGCCCATCGATTTTCGTAAATCCATCAATGGTTTATTGGTGATGGTAGAAAATGAGTTGAAGATGAATGCGTTTACCGGTGCTTTGTTTCTGTTTTGTAACAAGAAGCGAGATAAATTGAAGTGTTTGTACTGGGATAAAACCGGCTTTGCATTATGGTACAAACGCTTGGAGAAACATAAGTTCAAGTGGCCTAACGATATGGAACTGAGCCATATGCATTTAAGCGAACAGCAACTTCACTGGCTATTATCTGGCTTTGATGTGATGGGTCATCAGCCATTGCAATACCGTGCCTCTGGCTTATAA
- a CDS encoding fructose bisphosphate aldolase, translated as MKSQVRLEMLKKIQTGKGFIAAFDQSSGSPQSSLQQYGIAENRYSGDAEMFSKVHQMNTRIMTSEAFSGDRILASILFQNTLDRDIQGLATADYLWQQKQIVPFLKVDIGLEPPHNGVQLMKPIPGLNNILDKAVDKHIFGCKMRSLIKLANHSGIHIIVAQQFALSAQILAKGLVPIIEIEIEINSPDIGPAELLLRDELIKQVNALAAGQQVILKLTLPKTAGLYDQLITHPSVLKVVALSGGYSREKANRLLAENSGMIASFSRALSEELFDLMSHDEFEATISESIDSIYQASNT; from the coding sequence ATGAAATCACAAGTTCGCTTAGAGATGCTAAAAAAAATTCAAACTGGAAAAGGTTTTATTGCAGCATTTGATCAAAGTAGTGGTAGTCCACAAAGTTCACTACAACAATATGGCATTGCAGAAAACCGATATTCTGGTGATGCAGAAATGTTTAGCAAAGTCCACCAAATGAATACCCGCATAATGACTAGTGAGGCGTTTTCGGGGGATAGAATTTTAGCTTCTATTCTTTTTCAAAATACTTTAGACAGAGATATTCAGGGGTTAGCCACTGCTGATTATTTATGGCAACAAAAACAAATCGTGCCTTTTTTAAAGGTGGATATAGGTTTAGAACCGCCACACAATGGTGTGCAGTTGATGAAACCCATACCTGGCTTGAATAATATTTTAGACAAAGCTGTTGATAAACATATCTTTGGTTGCAAGATGCGCTCATTGATCAAGTTAGCCAATCACAGTGGTATTCATATTATTGTTGCTCAACAATTTGCCCTCAGCGCACAAATATTAGCTAAAGGATTGGTACCAATCATTGAGATTGAAATAGAAATTAATAGTCCAGATATAGGCCCTGCGGAATTACTCCTACGTGATGAGTTAATAAAACAAGTCAACGCATTAGCAGCGGGTCAACAGGTGATTTTAAAGTTAACGTTACCAAAAACTGCAGGATTATATGATCAGTTAATTACTCACCCTAGTGTATTAAAAGTGGTGGCATTATCAGGCGGCTATAGTCGTGAAAAAGCCAACCGTTTATTAGCCGAAAATAGCGGCATGATTGCCAGTTTTTCAAGAGCCTTATCTGAAGAACTGTTTGATCTTATGTCTCATGACGAATTTGAGGCAACCATTAGCGAATCAATTGATAGTATTTATCAGGCATCGAATACATAA
- the purT gene encoding formate-dependent phosphoribosylglycinamide formyltransferase, producing MLGTACSASATKVMMLGCGELGKEVVIELQRLGVEVIGVDRYANAPGMQLAHRSYVIDMLDGQALRELVEIEQPHLIVPEIEAIATDTLAELEIDGFNIVPSAKATQLTMDRQGIRCLAAETLSLPTSPYIFAATFEEFRIGINQIGMPCVVKPIMSSSGKGQSLVRSPNDIETAWQYAQEGGRAGKGKVIIEGFVDFDYEITLLTINASDGIHYCTPIGHRQEDGDYRESWQPAVMSDVAIEKAQQMAKSVVLALGGWGLFGVELFIKGDEVIFSEVSPRPHDTGLVTLISQDLSEFALHARAILGLPIHQIEQYGPCASAVILREGQSNDIRYSGLEEALAQPQTQIRLFGKPEIDGRRRLGVVLKREASIEKAIKIAVDTAAKIKVHF from the coding sequence ATGTTAGGAACTGCTTGTTCAGCGTCAGCAACTAAAGTCATGATGCTAGGTTGTGGCGAATTAGGTAAAGAAGTGGTGATTGAGCTACAACGTCTTGGTGTTGAAGTGATCGGGGTAGACCGCTATGCCAATGCCCCCGGCATGCAATTGGCACATCGAAGCTATGTGATAGACATGCTTGATGGCCAAGCCTTACGTGAATTAGTAGAAATAGAACAGCCACATTTAATTGTGCCTGAAATCGAAGCGATTGCCACAGACACTCTTGCTGAACTTGAAATAGATGGTTTTAACATTGTACCAAGCGCGAAAGCCACACAATTAACCATGGATAGACAAGGTATTCGCTGTTTGGCAGCTGAAACATTAAGTTTGCCCACCTCGCCATATATATTTGCCGCCACCTTTGAAGAGTTTAGGATAGGCATTAATCAGATAGGTATGCCCTGTGTGGTTAAACCTATTATGAGCTCTTCTGGTAAAGGCCAATCACTAGTTCGCTCACCAAACGATATTGAAACCGCTTGGCAATACGCGCAAGAAGGTGGCCGAGCAGGCAAAGGTAAAGTGATAATCGAAGGTTTTGTCGATTTTGATTATGAAATTACCTTATTAACCATCAATGCTTCAGATGGTATTCATTATTGTACGCCAATAGGTCATCGCCAAGAAGATGGTGATTATCGCGAATCATGGCAGCCAGCGGTCATGTCAGATGTAGCGATTGAGAAGGCCCAGCAAATGGCTAAAAGTGTGGTTCTAGCTTTAGGTGGCTGGGGATTATTTGGTGTAGAGTTATTCATTAAAGGGGATGAAGTTATTTTTAGTGAAGTATCACCACGGCCACATGACACCGGGTTAGTGACGCTTATTTCTCAAGATTTATCGGAATTTGCCCTACATGCACGAGCAATTTTAGGCTTACCCATTCATCAAATTGAGCAGTATGGCCCCTGTGCCTCTGCTGTGATTTTACGAGAAGGGCAGTCAAATGACATTCGCTATTCTGGTCTTGAAGAGGCATTAGCCCAGCCGCAAACACAAATTCGATTGTTTGGTAAGCCTGAAATTGATGGACGCCGCCGTTTAGGCGTTGTGCTTAAACGTGAGGCCTCTATTGAAAAGGCAATTAAAATCGCTGTTGATACGGCCGCTAAAATTAAAGTACATTTTTAG